In a single window of the Nicotiana tomentosiformis chromosome 8, ASM39032v3, whole genome shotgun sequence genome:
- the LOC104107027 gene encoding uncharacterized protein — protein MEDWEDVPVPDLLKKEQPRSKWDDEDADDNDVKESWEDEKEPVPAPKPEPPAEKAPKKSAEKASEKKGKEAEIHTKEEPLDPVAEKLRQQRLVEEADYKSIAELFVTKGGDDKTIDNFIPKSENDFLEYAELR, from the coding sequence ATGGAGGATTGGGAGGATGTTCCAGTTCCGGATCTTCTTAAGAAGGAGCAACCAAGGAGTAAATgggatgatgaagatgcagatgATAATGATGTAAAAGAATCTTGGGAAGATGAAAAGGAGCCTGTTCCGGCACCTAAACCAGAACCTCCTGCTGAAAAGGCACCCAAGAAGTCTGCTGAAAAAGCTAGTGAAAAGAAAGGCAAGGAAGCTGAAATTCATACCAAGGAAGAGCCTCTAGATCCAGTAGCAGAGAAACTTCGCCAGCAAAGGCTTGTGGAAGAAGCTGATTATAAGTCCATAGCTGAATTGTTCGTCACGAAAGGTGGTGATGACAAGACCATTGACAATTTCATCCCCAaaagtgagaatgatttcttggAATATGCTGAGTTACGTTGA
- the LOC104107026 gene encoding oleosin L-like yields the protein MSQIQPRHEQHQQLSRQVAKTTTAVTVGGSLMVLSGLTLAATVIGLVVATPLLVIFSPVLVPATITIFMILGGLLAAGGFGATATFVFYWMYRYTIGKHPIGADKIDYARDRLAHAAHDIKEKAEQLGHQAQQQIKGT from the exons ATGTCTCAGATTCAACCACGCCATGAACAGCACCAGCAGCTGTCACGTCAAGTGGCAAAAACCACCACTGCTGTGACTGTTGGTGGTTCGCTGATGGTTCTGTCCGGCTTAACGCTGGCCGCCACTGTCATTGGCTTAGTTGTGGCCACTCCTTTGCTTGTCATTTTCAGCCCTGTTCTTGTACCCGCTACTATTACCATTTTCATGATCCTCGGTGGGTTATTAGCTGCTGGTGGATTTGGTGCTACTGCTACTTTTGTTTTCTACTGGATGTACAG GTACACCATTGGGAAGCACCCAATCGGAGCGGATAAGATCGATTACGCGAGAGATAGGCTTGCGCATGCAGCCCATGATATAAAGGAGAAAGCTGAGCAATTGGGACATCAGGCACAGCAACAGATTAAGGGTACTTAG